Below is a genomic region from Glaciihabitans sp. INWT7.
CCCTCGCCAACTCCTGGCTGATCTTCATGCTGCCGCACTCGGTGGTCGCGGTATCGATCGCGACCGCCTACTTCACCCGGATGAGCGGGCACGCCACGAACGGGGACCTGCCCGCCGTGAGATCGGATCTGTCCTCGTCCCTTCGCAGCATCGGGCTGCTGATCGTCTTCTCCGCCGTCGCGCTCTCGGTCGTGTCGATGCCCTTTGCGCGCGTCTACGAGGAGAGATTCGCGAACATGCAGGCCATGAGCGCGGTGATCCTCGCCTATCTGCCCGGTCTCATCCTGTTCAGCATGCTGTTCGTGATCCAACGGGTGTTCTACGCACTCGGTGACACGCGCACGCCCTTCCTGTTGCAATGCATCCAGTCGGGGATCTTCATCGTCGGCGCCCTTCTCTGCCTACTGCTGCCACCCGCCTTCATCGGAGTCGGGATCGCCTCCGTAACCTCCATAGCTGGTAGCGCACAGGCCGTCGTCGCGATCGCCGTGGTGCGCCGCCGGATCGGTGGGATGGATGGCCGACTGGTGCTGCGCCGTTACGTGCAGTACCTCGTGCTCTCGCTCGCCGCCGGGCTCGTCGGTGTCGGTGTGCTCGCTCTGCTCGGGGGATTCACCGACGGCGGATTCGCGCTCGCGTCGCGGCTCTCCGCGATCCTCTCCATCCTCATCACCGGCGGTGTCATGGCAGCTGTCTACCTCGGCCTGCTCTCCGTGCTGCGCAACCCGGAACTCACCGCCGTCACCGGCACCCTCATGGCCCGTTTCCGACGCGGTCGTTAGCCAGCCGCCCGCTGCCCGGGTTCGCGGAATATCGTGCGAATAGGATGTGTTGTATACCGCAGTGGAACGGGCACAGACCGAATCCACGCGATCCAAGGAGTTGTTTCCGTTGCGCCAGACCATCATCATCGGCTCCGGTCCTGCCGGCTACACCGCGGCGATCTATGCCGCTCGTGCCAACCTTCGCCCCCTGCTCATTGCGAGCTCCGTCGAGGCCGGCGGAGAGCTCATGAAGACGACAGAGGTCGAGAACTTCCCCGGCTTCCCTGAGGGGATCATGGGACCGGATCTCATGGCTGCGTTCCAAGCGCAGGCGGAGCGATTCGGCACCGAGATCGTGCTCGACGACGTGACGTCCCTCGACCTGAGCGGCGATGTGAAGACCGTGACCCTCGGCAACGGCGACGTTCACGAGGCGCTCTCGGTGATCTTCGCCACGGGCTCCGCCTACCGCAAGCTCGGCCTCGACGACGAGGAGCGACTCAGTGGCCACGGCGTCTCGTGGTGTGCCACCTGTGACGGGTTCTTCTTCCGCAAGAAGACCATCGCCGTCGTCGGCGGAGGAGACTCCGCCATGGAGGAGGCCAACTTCCTCACGAAATTCGCCGACAAGGTCTATGTGATCCACCGCAGCGATTCGCTCCGAGCCTCCAAGACCATGCAGGATCGTTCGTTCGAGAACCCCAAGATCGAGTTCCTCCTCAACCAGACCGTGGAGCACATCTACGGCGACGGCGCGGTGACCGGGGTCGGCCTCCGCAACACGGTTGACGGCTCGGAGACGACTCTGGACCTCAGCGGATTGTTCATCGCAATCGGTGCAGACCCCCGCACGCATCTCGTGCACGGCATGCTGGACTTCAACGCCGACGGCACCATCGCGGTCGAGGGGCGTAGCTCGCGCACCAACCTTCCCGGGGTTTTCGCCGCGGGAGACGTGCTGGACCCCACCTACCGACAGGCTGTAACGGCCGCCGGTTCCGGAACGGTCGCGGCCCTCGACGCCGAGCACTACCTGGCGTCCCTCCCAAAAGACGTGCTGGCGAAAGCGACCGCTGACGCCGAGCCCGCAACAGTTTCGGCCTGACGGCCACCCCACCATCGAAAGAGAGAAAACAATGTCAACCGCCAAAGATGTGACCGACGCCAGCTTCAAGGCCGACGTTCTGGACTCCGACAAGCTCGTACTCGTGGACTTCTGGGCCGAATGGTGCGGCCCGTGTCGCGCGGTCAGCCCGATTCTCGACCAGATCGCCGCCGAGCACTCCGACAAGATCGAGCTCGTCAAGGTGAACGTCGACGACAACATGGAGATCGCTGCGAAGTACCAGATCACGTCGATCCCGGCCATGAAGCTCTTCAAGGGTGGCGAAGTCGTCAAGAGCGTCATCGGCGCAAAGCCCAAGCCCGCTCTCGAGGCCGACTTCGCAGAGTGGCTCAAGTAGCAGCCATCTGTCGTAACCGCCTAGCTGGTTACCGGCCCGTTCACCGCAGGGTGGACGGGCCTTTTCATATCCCGCACTATCCTTGGATCTTCACCCCACCGATCGACGCGGAACCACATGACTCACGACGGAACAAACGACGGCACGAACCTCGACCCCTGGTACGACCGCTATGCCGATCGCACCGCGGGTCTCAGCGCATCGGAGGTGCGGGCGCTGTTCGCCGTGGCATCCCGACCAGAGGTCGTCTCGCTCGCCGGGGGTATGCCGTTCGTCGCCGGGTTGCCGCCAGAGCTTGTCGCCGGTGCATTCGAGCGGATGATGTCCAGCCAGGGCCCGCAGGCACTGCAGTACAGCTCCGGGCAGGGCATCCCGGCTCTTCGGGAGCAGATCCTCGAGGTGATGGCGCTCGAGGGTATCCGCGCAAGCGTCGACGATGTGGTGGTCACGACAGGCTCCCAGCACGCGCTCGAACTCGTCACCAAGCTCTTCATCAATCCGGGCGATGTCGTGCTCGCGGAGGGTCCGAGCTATGTCACCGCGATGGTGGTCTTCAACTCGTTCCAGGCCGATATCAACCACGTCCCGATGGATGAGCACGGCCTCATTCCCGAAGCGTTGCGGCAGGCGATCAGTCGCCTGAAGTCCGCAGGCAAGACGATCAAGTTCCTGTACACGATCCCCTCGTTCAGCAACCCGGCCGGAGTCACTCTCACCTGGGAACGCCGGCTCGAGCTTCTGGAGATCTGCCGGGCCAACGAGATCCTTGTGCTCGAAGACAACCCCTACGGGTTGCTGTACTTCGATTCTCCGCCTCCCCAGGCCATGCGGTCGGTCGACGACGACGGCGTCGTCTACCTCGGCACCTTCTCCAAGACACTCGCGCCGGGCTTCAGGGTGGGGTGGGCCCTCGCTCCGCACGCCATCCGCGAGAAGCTCATCCTCGCCAACGAGGCGGCTGTGCTGTCACCGAGTTCGTTCAGTCAGCTCATGATCTCGGAATATCTCGACTCGGCCGACTGGAAGGGGCAGATCAACACCTTCCGCGGCATCTATCGCGAACGCCGGGATGCCATGCTCGCCGCCCTCGCGGAATACCTGCCCCAGTTGACCTGGACAGTGCCCAACGGCGGGTTCTACGTGTGGGTGACCCTCCCCGACCACATGGATTCCAAGGCGATGCTGCCGCGCGCGGTGAAGGAGCTGGTGGCCTACACTCCCGGGACCGCCTTCTACGCCGACGGAAACGGTCGCAACAACATCCGCCTCTCGTTCTGCTACCCCACCCCCGAATTCATCCGTGAGGGCATCCGTCGTCTCTCGGTGGTGATCAACGGTGAGCTCGACCTGCTCAACACCTTCTCGCAGACCTCGCCGCTCGCGACCATCCCCCTGAAACAGGGCATCGCAAGCCCCCCCTCGAACATCGGATAGCCGATGACCTCTGTCATGCCCCGATCCGTCGTCGTTCTCGCCGGAGGTATTTCGCACGAACGGGATGTGTCTCTGCGCAGCGGTCGCCAGGTCGCCGACCGGCTGCAGGAGCACGGCATCAGCGTGACGCTTCGGGATCCGGATGCCTCACTGCTGGCGTTCCTCGCGCAGACGCGTCCAGACGTCGTCTGGCCGGCCCTGCATGGTGCAAGCGGTGAGGATGGCGCCCTGCGTGGTCTGCTGGACTTCATCGGCATCCCCT
It encodes:
- the trxB gene encoding thioredoxin-disulfide reductase; this translates as MRQTIIIGSGPAGYTAAIYAARANLRPLLIASSVEAGGELMKTTEVENFPGFPEGIMGPDLMAAFQAQAERFGTEIVLDDVTSLDLSGDVKTVTLGNGDVHEALSVIFATGSAYRKLGLDDEERLSGHGVSWCATCDGFFFRKKTIAVVGGGDSAMEEANFLTKFADKVYVIHRSDSLRASKTMQDRSFENPKIEFLLNQTVEHIYGDGAVTGVGLRNTVDGSETTLDLSGLFIAIGADPRTHLVHGMLDFNADGTIAVEGRSSRTNLPGVFAAGDVLDPTYRQAVTAAGSGTVAALDAEHYLASLPKDVLAKATADAEPATVSA
- the trxA gene encoding thioredoxin; translation: MSTAKDVTDASFKADVLDSDKLVLVDFWAEWCGPCRAVSPILDQIAAEHSDKIELVKVNVDDNMEIAAKYQITSIPAMKLFKGGEVVKSVIGAKPKPALEADFAEWLK
- a CDS encoding PLP-dependent aminotransferase family protein; this encodes MTHDGTNDGTNLDPWYDRYADRTAGLSASEVRALFAVASRPEVVSLAGGMPFVAGLPPELVAGAFERMMSSQGPQALQYSSGQGIPALREQILEVMALEGIRASVDDVVVTTGSQHALELVTKLFINPGDVVLAEGPSYVTAMVVFNSFQADINHVPMDEHGLIPEALRQAISRLKSAGKTIKFLYTIPSFSNPAGVTLTWERRLELLEICRANEILVLEDNPYGLLYFDSPPPQAMRSVDDDGVVYLGTFSKTLAPGFRVGWALAPHAIREKLILANEAAVLSPSSFSQLMISEYLDSADWKGQINTFRGIYRERRDAMLAALAEYLPQLTWTVPNGGFYVWVTLPDHMDSKAMLPRAVKELVAYTPGTAFYADGNGRNNIRLSFCYPTPEFIREGIRRLSVVINGELDLLNTFSQTSPLATIPLKQGIASPPSNIG